A part of Oncorhynchus masou masou isolate Uvic2021 chromosome 21, UVic_Omas_1.1, whole genome shotgun sequence genomic DNA contains:
- the LOC135508560 gene encoding RNA-binding protein 25-like yields the protein RAESERREREREQREREREQRERESEQREREREQREREREQREREREQREERERRERASAERESERE from the exons CGAGCAGAGAgcgagcgcagagagagagagcgcgagcagagagagagagagcgcgagcagagagagagagagagcgagcagagagagagagagcgcgagcagagagagagagagcgcgagcagagagagagagagcgcgagcagagagag gagcgcgagcgcagagagagagcgagcgcagagagagagagcgagcgagag
- the LOC135508561 gene encoding RNA-binding protein 25-like: EQREREREQREQERERERERARASREREERQRERA; this comes from the exons gagcagagagagcgagagagagagcagagagagcaagagagagagcgagagagagag agagcgcgagcgagcagagagcgagaagagaggcagagagagagagca